From Clostridia bacterium:
TGCATTCTGTCCATGGTGGAAATGATGGCAATGTCTGCAAACTTAGGAAGCTTTACAATCTTTTCCCAGGTATCAAAGCAATGCTCGTCTGAGATGTTGTGCTTATTCTTTACATATTCACGACGGCTTTCAATCGGCTCTGCCACGCCGACCACCTGAAACTTATCGGGATACTTAAACATTTCATCGGTATAGCACTGACCTCTGCCACCTGCACCGATTACAATTGCAGTTAACTTTTTCATAATAAACCCTCACTTTTCGTGTTTTCGTAATTCCATTTTAGCATAGCTTAAATTCTAAGTCTATAGCAAAAAAGATATAAAAAATTTGATTTTAGCTACAAAATCCCATTATAAATAGTCTTTTGGCATTTTTCCTGTTACCTTTTTAAAGGCTTTATAAAAATTGGCGGCACTCCGAAATCCGCATTCCTCTGCAATTTCCAGTTTTTTTAAGTTGGTGGTTTTTAAAAGCATAATGGCGCGCTCGACCCGTTTTATGGTAATATAATCCCAGGGTGAGATGCCGTTAAATTTTTTAAAAACGGTGGAAAAGTAGGCTTTACTCATAGCGGCAACTGATGCGATTTCCTCCAAGGACAAATCAGAGGACAGATTCTGCCCGATATAGTCCATGGCAAGGGACAGACAAGCCGTGTTTTGCTCCCTTGGTGTATGCGCCCCCTCTTCATAGCCGAATGCACGTAAAAGTCCAAGCAGAGCGGTATATAAAAGAATGCGGATTTTCAAGGCATAGCCAACATTTTTTTGAATAAGCTCCTGCTCGGCTTCCAGCATAAGACTGCTGACCTGTTTTGCTTCGGCATCCGCCTTTGAAATCCTGACCGGTACATTTTCATCCCGGTTGAAAAACAGCTTCAAAAGCAAGGTTGCTTCGCTGTCCGTACCACTCCACAAGGCTTTCGGCTCAAACTTTACGGTCAACATATCAAACGGTGCATCTCCCATAATTTCGGTAATGCAATGGGGTTCGTTACTGCCGAAAAGCAGGATATCACCTGCCGAAAAAGCATATTCTCTTCCGCCGATAACATAAACGCCCTCCCCCGACAGAATCAGGGAAATTTCGCATTCTGTGTGGTGATGCTCACGGAAATCCCGCTTACCTTTGGGCAAGGCGGTGTGATAAATTTGCATATCGGGCAAACTTTGTCTGTTGTATTGCATGTTCTCCTCCGAAATATAGTAGACAAAAAGCAAAATATATTTGTTGCTTTTATCACCTTGTTATACTATAATAATATCATAAGATACAAAAATGTCAATCAAAATTTCTTAGACAATTGAGGTGACGGAATGAAAAAGCAAGTTTATATTTCCTCCTGCGTACCGGAAGGCGGTATTTACACCTATGAAATTACGCAGGACAAAAGCTTAAAACAAACGGCATTTTTACCCCTTGACCGACCCATGTACACCATTGCAAAAAACAATCGGCTGTATGTGCTTCTGCGCGATCCGTTGCGTAACGGCAACAGCGCATTTTTAAGCTACGAGATTTGTACAGACGGTGCGCTTGAAAATCCGACGCCCTTGCAATCTACGCTCGGCACGGTGGGCTGTCATTTGTGCGTGGATGCAGAAAACGTGTATGTGACCAACTATGTTTCCGGCTCCGTATTCAAAGCACCGGATGTAGTCATTACCCACGAAGGGTGCGGTCCCCATCCGACCCGTCAGGAAAAGGCACACACCCACTTTGTAACCGTTACGCCTGATAACAGATATTTGCTGGTTACCGACCTTGGAATGGACAAGATTTTTGTGTATGATAAACATTTAAAGGCGGTAAATTCTGTGGATGCACCATCGGGCGCAGGGCCGAGACATCTTGTCTTTTCGGAGGACGGAAAGCTTTGCTACTGCGCAGACGAATTAAGCTCTACCGTTTCGGTATACCGCTATGAAAACGGAAGTCTGACCTATCTTTCGTCACATTCTGCGTTGCCTGCGGATTTTAAAGAACAAAACACCACAGCGGCAATTCGATACAAGGATGGCTATTTGTATGTATCCAACCGCGGACACAATTCTATTGTTTGCTTTAAAGCGGTGGGCGAAAATTTAGAATTACAAAGCATCACCGACTGTGGCGGTGTGGGCCCCAGAGATTTCATTCTGACAGACGATTTGCTCATCTGCACCAATGAAAATGACGGCTCTGTTGTTCTTTTTGAGATAGAAAACAATACAAAGCTTATTAAAAAACAAACCGTAAAAGTTCCCGCTGTGCTTTGCGCAACGGTTGTGGAGGTGGAATAAAAGCATGTTTGATTTAAAAGGGAAAACCGCTCTGGTAACCGGTAGCACCCAAGGAATCGGCTTTGCCATTGCCAGATGTCTTGCAGACTATGGTGCAAAGGTCTTTGTGCATGGGGCAAATGATATGGAAAAATGCGAAAAGGCTTCAAGCCAGATTCCAAACAGTGTCCCTGTATGTGCGGATTTATCTGAAAAGGACAGCGCGGAAAAACTGTATAATGCAACGGGCGATGTGGATATTGTCATTGCCAACGCATCGGTGCAATTCCGCACCCCCTGGGACGAAATCGGCGAAGAAGAACTGGAAAAGCAGTTGCAGGTTAATTTTAAAAGCACCTTAAAGCTGTTTCAGCTGTATGGCAAGAAAATGAAGGAAAACCGTTGGGGCAGACTCATTACGGTAGGTAGTGTTCAGCAATACAAGCCCCACAAGGACATGGCGGTATATGCGGCAACCAAGGCGGCACAGATGAATTTAGTGACCAACCTTGCAAAGCAGCTCGCGCCCTTTGGCATTACAGTCAACAACTTAGCACCGGGTGTGATTGCAACCCCCAGAAACGAGGCAGCACTTTCGGATGCGGAATACGCCAAAAAAGTGTACGAAGGCATTCCCATGGGCTATGCAGGAACGGCAGAGGACATGGCAGGGGCGGCGCTTTTGCTTTGCTCGGATGCAGGCAGATACATAACAGGTATTGATTTGGTAGTAGACGGAGGAATGAAACTATGAATTTTAATGTAAGAGAGGAAATTATCGCTTTAACGCCCCAATGGAAGGGCGAAAGACTGCCCGACGGCAGACCGAAGGTGGACGAAAAATATTTAAAGGCATTAAAAACCTTAACCTTAGAGGAAGTGTGGAAGCCCATTTTTGTAAAGGGGTACGAGAGCCAGTTTGAAGGCAGATTGCACACCTTACATGATGACGGCAGGAAATTAATCGGCAGAGCGGTAACTGCCACCTATTGTCCGTTTCGTCCTGACCTTGACGAGGTGACCAAGGATATCGGCAGAAGTGAAGGCAGAACGGGCACCTACAACCAGTGGGTCATTGATAATTTAATGGAATGGGATGTACCCGTTATCGACATGTATGACAAAATTTACAAAGGTACATTTTTAGGTGGCAATCTTACCACCGCGCTGAAAAACAAGACCAAAAACGAAAACGGCGGTGCGGTCATCTGGGGCGGTATCCGCGATACCGAGCAGATGAAAAAAGTAGAAAACACCCAGGTTTACTACCGGGGTATTGACCCGACACCCATCCGCGATTTTATCATGACCGGCTACAACACCGTAACCCGTATCGGCAATGCGGTATGCTTACCCGGAGACGTGGTATTCGGTGCAGGCGGTGGCGTGCTGTTCATCCCCTCTCATCTGGTAGAAGAGGTGGTTGGCGGTGCTGCAAAGACGCAGGTGAAGGATTTGTTTGGCTTTGAAATGATTGCCCAGAACAAATTTACCACCGCACAGATTGACCGCAACACCTGGACAAAAGAAATGTTAGACCTTTTGATGGACTTTATTGAAAAGGATGACAGAGCCGCAGACTACCGCGGTATGGACTGGTCGCTTGAATACGACCTTGCCATCAACGGTGACCCGAACGATACACAAAGTTCGTTATAACAGACAAAAATTGTTTCAATCCTTTAAGTAGCAAAAAACAACAACGCAGAATTTGCGTTGTTGTTTTTTTATTTTGCGTGCTTTTTGCGGTATTCGGAGGGGGTATAGCCGGTTTTCCGTTTGAAAATACGGCAAAAATAAGAGGGTGACTCAAAACCGAAACGGTCGGAAATTTCGTTGACCGGGACAGTGGAGTTCCGAAGTGCTTCTTTGGCTTTTAAAATCAGCTTATTATAGCGGTATTCTTTGGGTGCCATCCCCGAATAGGCTTTAAAAAGGCGGTTGAAGTAATTGGTACTGACCGAGCAGAGTGCGGCAACCTCTGCCACACTTAAGGTCTGGTCGGCATCCTGCTCCATATAGGCAATGCCTTTGGATATAACACCGAACTTGTTTTCCCGCAGACTTTCCTGATGCAACGCACGGCTAAGCTCGGTTAAAACCATCCCCATCAGGGCGTTTACATACATAGGGGTGATTTGAGGCATATGCATAATGCGTGCAATTTCTTTTATATTTTCCAGAACATAAGGGGATGCAAATTCGGTTAGCTTCAATACACTTTTTGCCGGTTTAAACGATGTACCTTCCCTGTCCTTCAGCTCAAAAGCCAGCGAGATGCCTCTGTACGGCACGTCGGGCGTGCTGTTGGAAAAACTGCATTTATAAGGCACATCCTGGGGCAGAAGAACCAAATCTCCTTTTGTGGCGGTAATCGGCTCAAAGCCGGGAACTGTATACACCACGTCACAGTCCAAAACATACACAAGACCGCAAAGCTGACGCCATTTCCCGCGGTTAACATGGCGGTGCCCGTCCCCCCAGACCTGATAATCTGCGCCTTTAACAAACACACTCAAATCCGATACATAAATGTCCTTTAGTTCCACAATCTCCATACCTTAATTTGCACCTCTTTTCCTTTAATTAAATATTGTACACCATTTAAAAGAGGCTGTCAATGCTTTTTAAGGTCAGTCCTGCATGTGCAGTACCGCTTTAATTTCAAAAAGATTTTCATTTAAGCTCCGGATATGTACGGGACTTAGATTGTTCTTACTCTCGGGCAGAAGAATATATGCGTCCTTATGGCGGTATAATTTATAGATACCCGTTTTATCCTCGGCTTTGTAATACACCAGCTTTCCGATTCTGTCTGTGCCACTGACGGGAACCACAAACAAAAAGTCATCCTTACAGACCAAGGGACAAGCAAGCTTTTCGTCTGCCTGCAACGCCAGAAGGGTTTTAAGACATTGGCAAAGTCTGCTTTGTTCAAAAGCTTTATACAGCTTTTTATAGAATCCGCACTCTTCTGTTTCGTCGCCGTAATAAGGAATACCGAAAATGGATGCCAGCTTAAGCATACATTGAAAGCTTGGTGTGCTGGTTCCTGTTTCGTAGTTGGAAATGGTGGTGTTGCTGACACCTAACAAATCAGCCAGTGCCTGTTGTGTCAGTTTTCTTTCCATGCGGTTTTGAAGTATGTATTCCTTAAACGTCATTTTTCTTTCCTTCCCTTTCTTTTGTAAAATTTTGTCTTTCGCAGTGCTTATACACGGATTATACATTAAATTTCTGCATAAGTCAACGGATTTGGTGAAAAAAATACAATTTATGATTTCTTTTTTATAGTGTGCACATCAAAATTCTCTTTTAATATAGAAAATACTTGTATTTTTTATCAAAATCTGCTATAATAGTCTTAATATAGAAAAGTTCAAAAATTTTGAAGGAGGGTTTATGCACAGCAAGTGGGTTTTACGGGAAACGCCGTCTAAAGAGCAGATTGACAGCATGGTGCAAAAAACCGGAGCAAGCCGTTTGGTTGCTGCGGTGTTATGTGTACGCGGTTTCACGGCAGACGAAGCAAAAACCTTTCTTGCAAAGGACAGCACCTCTCTCTTTGACCCTTTCCTGTTTCCCGACATGGAAAAGGCGGTTTTACGCATCAAGCAGGCTATTGCTGCGGATGAAAAAATAACAGTATACGGTGATTATGATGCAGACGGTATTACCGCAAGTGCGCTTTTGGTCAGTTGCTTAAAGAGCATTTCGGCAAATGCCGATTTTTATATCCCGGAACGGGAAAATGAAGGCTACGGCATGAGCAAGACGGCAATAGATACCATTGCCAATGCCGGTTCAACCCTGATTATATCGGTAGACTGCGGTATTACGGCAGTTGAGGAGTGCATATATGCAAAAGAAACAGGCGTAGATGTGATTATCACAGACCATCATGAATGCGGCAAGCAGTTACCCGAGGCGGTGGCAGTCATTAATCCGAAAGTGCTCGCATGTCCCTACCCCGATAAAAACCTTGCAGGGGTCGGCGTTGCCCTAAAACTTTGTCAGGCGTTGCTAAAGGATACGCATTCTTTAGAGCAGGTGGCGCAAAACTATGCCGAGTTTGTGGCTTTGGGC
This genomic window contains:
- a CDS encoding RraA family protein, which gives rise to MNFNVREEIIALTPQWKGERLPDGRPKVDEKYLKALKTLTLEEVWKPIFVKGYESQFEGRLHTLHDDGRKLIGRAVTATYCPFRPDLDEVTKDIGRSEGRTGTYNQWVIDNLMEWDVPVIDMYDKIYKGTFLGGNLTTALKNKTKNENGGAVIWGGIRDTEQMKKVENTQVYYRGIDPTPIRDFIMTGYNTVTRIGNAVCLPGDVVFGAGGGVLFIPSHLVEEVVGGAAKTQVKDLFGFEMIAQNKFTTAQIDRNTWTKEMLDLLMDFIEKDDRAADYRGMDWSLEYDLAINGDPNDTQSSL
- a CDS encoding helix-turn-helix transcriptional regulator, with the protein product MTFKEYILQNRMERKLTQQALADLLGVSNTTISNYETGTSTPSFQCMLKLASIFGIPYYGDETEECGFYKKLYKAFEQSRLCQCLKTLLALQADEKLACPLVCKDDFLFVVPVSGTDRIGKLVYYKAEDKTGIYKLYRHKDAYILLPESKNNLSPVHIRSLNENLFEIKAVLHMQD
- a CDS encoding lactonase family protein, which produces MKKQVYISSCVPEGGIYTYEITQDKSLKQTAFLPLDRPMYTIAKNNRLYVLLRDPLRNGNSAFLSYEICTDGALENPTPLQSTLGTVGCHLCVDAENVYVTNYVSGSVFKAPDVVITHEGCGPHPTRQEKAHTHFVTVTPDNRYLLVTDLGMDKIFVYDKHLKAVNSVDAPSGAGPRHLVFSEDGKLCYCADELSSTVSVYRYENGSLTYLSSHSALPADFKEQNTTAAIRYKDGYLYVSNRGHNSIVCFKAVGENLELQSITDCGGVGPRDFILTDDLLICTNENDGSVVLFEIENNTKLIKKQTVKVPAVLCATVVEVE
- a CDS encoding SDR family oxidoreductase; protein product: MFDLKGKTALVTGSTQGIGFAIARCLADYGAKVFVHGANDMEKCEKASSQIPNSVPVCADLSEKDSAEKLYNATGDVDIVIANASVQFRTPWDEIGEEELEKQLQVNFKSTLKLFQLYGKKMKENRWGRLITVGSVQQYKPHKDMAVYAATKAAQMNLVTNLAKQLAPFGITVNNLAPGVIATPRNEAALSDAEYAKKVYEGIPMGYAGTAEDMAGAALLLCSDAGRYITGIDLVVDGGMKL
- a CDS encoding AraC family transcriptional regulator — translated: MQYNRQSLPDMQIYHTALPKGKRDFREHHHTECEISLILSGEGVYVIGGREYAFSAGDILLFGSNEPHCITEIMGDAPFDMLTVKFEPKALWSGTDSEATLLLKLFFNRDENVPVRISKADAEAKQVSSLMLEAEQELIQKNVGYALKIRILLYTALLGLLRAFGYEEGAHTPREQNTACLSLAMDYIGQNLSSDLSLEEIASVAAMSKAYFSTVFKKFNGISPWDYITIKRVERAIMLLKTTNLKKLEIAEECGFRSAANFYKAFKKVTGKMPKDYL
- a CDS encoding AraC family transcriptional regulator; the encoded protein is MEIVELKDIYVSDLSVFVKGADYQVWGDGHRHVNRGKWRQLCGLVYVLDCDVVYTVPGFEPITATKGDLVLLPQDVPYKCSFSNSTPDVPYRGISLAFELKDREGTSFKPAKSVLKLTEFASPYVLENIKEIARIMHMPQITPMYVNALMGMVLTELSRALHQESLRENKFGVISKGIAYMEQDADQTLSVAEVAALCSVSTNYFNRLFKAYSGMAPKEYRYNKLILKAKEALRNSTVPVNEISDRFGFESPSYFCRIFKRKTGYTPSEYRKKHAK